In Hippoglossus stenolepis isolate QCI-W04-F060 chromosome 5, HSTE1.2, whole genome shotgun sequence, one genomic interval encodes:
- the smad3b gene encoding mothers against decapentaplegic homolog 3b, whose amino-acid sequence MSILPFTPPIVKRLLGWKKGEQNGQEEKWCEKAVKSLVKKLKKTGQLDELEKAITTQNVNTKCITIPRSLDGRLQVSHRKGLPHVIYCRLWRWPDLQSHHELRAVDHCEFAFHTKKDEVCVNPYHYQRVETPILPPVLVPRHTDIPAVFPPLDDYSPSIPENTNFPAGIEPRSNYIPETPPPGYLSEDGETTDHQLNHSMDTSSPSLSPNPVSPASSNLDLQPVTYCESAFWCSISYYELNQRVGETFHASQPSLTVDGFTDPSNSERFCLGLLSNVNRNSAVELTRRHIGRGVRLYYIGGEVFAECLSDSAIFVQSPNCNQRYSWHPATVCKIPPGCNLKIFNNQEFAALLAQSVNQGFEAVYQLTRMCTIRMSFVKGWGAEYRRQTVTSTPCWIELHLNGPLQWLDKVLTQMGSPSIHCSSVS is encoded by the exons atgtccaTATTACCGTTCACGCCTCCGATCGTGAAGCGGCTCCTGGGCTGGAAGAAAGGGGAGCAGAACGGACAGGAGGAGAAATGGTGCGAGAAGGCGGTGAAAAGTCtggtgaagaagctgaagaagacCGGGCAGCTGGACGAGCTGGAGAAAGCCATCACCACACAGAATGTCAACACCAAATGCATCACCATACCCAG ATCTTTAGATGGGCGTCTCCAGGTCTCCCACAGGAAAGGTCTTCCCCACGTGATCTACTGCCGCTTGTGGCGCTGGCCAGATCTGCAGTCCCACCATGAGTTGAGAGCCGTCGACCACTGCGAATTTGCCTTCCACACCAAGAAGGACGAAGTGTGCGTCAACCCCTATCACTACCAGAGGGTGGAGACGCCAA tttTGCCTCCTGTCCTTGTACCACGGCATACAGACATCCCCGCAGTGTTCCCACCACTGGATGACTACAGTCCATCTATTCCTGAGAACACCAACTTCCCCGCTGGCATTGAGCCCCGGAGTAACTATATTCCTG AAACTCCCCCCCCTGGGTATCTGAGTGAGGATGGAGAGACCACTGATCACCAGCTCAACCACAGCATGGACACCA GTTCACCCAGCCTGTCGCCCAATCCTGTGTCACCCGCAAGCAGCAATCTTG ACTTACAACCCGTGACGTACTGTGAATCTGCCTTCTGGTGTTCTATCTCCTACTACGAGCTGAACCAGCGTGTAGGAGAAACCTTCCATGCCTCCCAGCCCTCCCTCACAGTAGATGGATTCACAGACCCCTCCAACTCTGAGCGCTTCTGTCTGGGCTTGTTGTCCAACGTCAACCGGAACTCGGCAGTAGAGCTCACGCGGAGACACATAG GGCGGGGCGTGAGGCTGTACTACATCGGGGGCGAGGTGTTTGCAGAGTGTCTCAGTGACAGTGCCATCTTTGTCCAGAGCCCCAACTGCAACCAGCGCTACAGCTGGCATCCTGCCACTGTCTGCAAAATCCCTCCAG GCTGCAACCTGAAGATCTTCAACAACCAGGAGTTTGCTGCGCTGCTCGCACAGTCCGTCAATCAGGGCTTTGAGGCTGTCTACCAACTCACAAGGATGTGCACCATTCGCATGAGTTTTGTCAAGGGTTGGGGAGCTGAGTATAG GCGGCAGACGGTGACCAGCACCCCCTGTTGGATAGAGCTGCATCTCAACGGTCCTTTGCAGTGGCTGGACAAGGTCCTCACACAGATGGGCTCTCCCAGCATCCACTGCTCCAGTGTGTCATAG